CCGGGCTGGTATTCATCGACGTGCTCGGAGCCATAGAGCAGATAGCCTATCGCTCCAGAAAAATCGCCGACCATATGGCCGGTAAGCAGACAGCGGAGGCCTGATCGTGGCTGAGAAAAAGAAGGAATCCGCTCCGCGCGAGACGCGGAAAAAAGTGGATCTTACGGCGCATGACTATTACCTGAACCGGGAGTTGAGCTGGCTGGACTTCAACGCCCGCGTACTGGAAACGGCGCTGGATGAAAACCTTCCTTTACTGGAACAAACCAAGTTCCTGTCCATATTCTACAACAATCTCGACGAATTCTTCATGGTACGGGTGGCCAAGCTCCTGTACCGCTACAGGGAGGGCTCCGCCGGAGAGGAGGCAGAGGAGGGGGTGAACCCCTCCCGGCTGCTTGCGGAAATACGCCGCAAGGCCTCGGCGCTCATTGCCGCGGCCAGCGAACACTGGCTGAAGAAGCTTTCCCTTCAGCTTCGGGAAAAGGACGTGCATCTTGTGCGTTACGGAGAGCTTTCGGAAAAGCAGCGCCGTTTTCTGCTTTCCTATTTCCGCGACGAGATCTATCCCGTGCTCACGCCTCAGGCCATAGATCCGGGGCATCCTTTCCCCACCATTTCCAACCTCAGCCTGAACTTCATCATACGTCTTCAGGGGCGCGACGGGGCGGACCGCTTCGCCCGGCTGCGCTGCCCGAGCAACGTGCCGCGCTTCATTTTCATTCCCCGCAACAAGGAGGCCACCACCTACGCCTCCCTGGGGCTCAGGGCCAATGTGCGCGACGCCGACATCCTGCCGCTGGAAGAACTCATACGGGAACACCTCGGGCTGCTGTTCCCCGGCTACCGGGTCATGGATTCCGGGCTGTTCCGCATTACCCGCAATACCGACGTCACCATCGACGAGGATGAGAGCGACGACCTTCTGGAAGCCGTGCAGGACATGGTGGATCAGCGCCGTTTCGGCGGCGTGGTCAGGCTCGAGACGGCGCGGGGCATGTCCGGTTCTCTTTCGGAATTTCTCATCAAGAAGCTGGGACTCAAGCCCTTCCAGGTCTACCGGGTCAAGGGGCCTCTGGCCTTCGCCCAGTTCATGGCGCTCTACGGGCTGGACAGGCCGGGGCTCAAGACGCCGTCCCACACTCCGGCCCTGCCTTCCGAACTCCAGACGGATTCGCTTTTCCGCGTCATCCGGGGGCACGACGTCTTTCTGCATCATCCCTACGACTCCTTTACTCCCGTGGTCGATTTCGTGCAGAAGGCGGCGGAGGACCCCAGGGTCATTTCCATCAAGCAGACGCTGTACCGCGTGGGGAACGATTCGCCCATAGTACGCGCGCTCATCGAGGCGCGCCGGCGCGGCAAGCAGGTGACGGCCGTGGTGGAACTCAAGGCCCGCTTCGACGAGGAGCGCAACATCACCTGGGCCGAGGAGCTGGAGCGCGAAGGCGTGAACGTGGTGTACGGCTTCGTGGGCATGAAGATTCACGCCAAGCTCTGCCTTGTGGTGCGCCGCGAGGATGAGGGCGTGGTGAGCTATGCCCACATAGGCACGGGCAACTACAACGCCTCCACTGCGAAGCTCTACACGGACATGGGGCTGTTCACCTGCCACCCCGACATCTGCGCCGACATGACGGACCTTTTCAACGTGATGACGGGGTATGCGGTAAAGGACAATTACCGCGCGCTTCTGGTTTCCCCCAGCTCCCTGCGCCGTCGGCTCATCGAACAGATTCAGAATGAGATCGCCGTCTGCTCGCAGGGAGGGGAGGGCGAGATCATCATGAAGTGCAACCAGCTTGTGGACAGGAAGATCATCCGCGCCCTGTACATGGCCTCCATGGCGGGGGTGAAGGTGAAGCTTCTCGTTCGCGGCATCTGCTGCCTGCGTCCGGGGCTGCCGGGCGTGAGCGAAAACATCACGGTGCGTTCCATCGTGGGGCGTTTTCTGGAACATGCCCGCGTGTACTGGTTCCGCAACGGGGGCAACCCCTGCATGTTCATGGGCAGTGCGGACATGATGGTCCGCAACCTGGACCGCCGCATCGAGGTGCTCACTCCGGTGCTCGACGAGAACATACGCCGTACGCTGGGCGATATTCTGCGCCTTCAGCTTGAGGACAATATGCAGGCTTGGGAACTCAGGGGCGACGGCATGTATGCGCGCCTTCAGCCGGAGAATGAACAGGCGGGGGTGAATTCCCAGGAAAGGCTTCTCGGCTGACGGGGCTTTCCCGATACGGATATTTTTCATGGGAGAATCTGTTATGGAAGAAACGGCGAAAAAGATCGGCGGAAGAAGAAAAGGCGGCGGAAGGCGCGCGGGTGCGTCGAAAGGCGGCTCCCGGGTCGAAGCCGTGACCATGCTCCCGGTGACGGATGAAGGCGCGCTGCGCGAAGCGCCGGAAGAAAACGCGGCGCAGCCTGCGGAGGTTCCGGCTCAGGTGAGCGGAAGCGCCGCTCCAGAAGAGGCTCCGCGTGAAGAACGGGAGGCTGTCGTCGCCCCGGAGATTCCTTTCGAGGCTCCGGCGGAGGAAGCCGCCCTGCCGGAAGAGGAACGCAGATCACCCGGAGAACTGGAAGAGCTTCATGCGGAGCTTTTTTCGGAGGATCTGGATCAGAAGGCCGTGGAACAGATGTTCCGCTGGGCCAGAGAAGGGCATTCCGACGGTGAGACTGAGGAAGGCGGGGAGCTTTCCGGCACCGCTCTTCTGGAATCCGTGCGGCACGGGCGTCATGTGGCGGGGCTGCTGCTCAGACTTTTCGAAGCCCTTTCCTCCGTGCATCAGCTCGATGGGCGCTGGGCGAGACTTCTCGTACAGGCCTCTCTCTGGCACGATCTCGGTTTTGCCATGGGCGGAAGAAAGCGTCATCACAAGCGCAGCATGGAGATCATCGAGCGCAACGGCCATCTTTCCCTGGGCTTCGGCCTTGAGGAAAAGGACAGACCGCTTGTGGCGCTGCTTGCCCGCTATCATCGCCGCGCCTGGCCTTCCGTGAAGCATCGGCCCTTCGCCGCGCTCGCCCCGGAGGAAAGAAGCGCGCTTCAGCGCGCCGCCGCTCTGTTGCGCATGGCCGACGCGCTGGACTTCACCCACAGGGCTGCGGTGGAGGACCTGCGTGTCCGTGTGCGCCGCCGCAGCGCGACCATCACCTGCTTCGGCGCGCGTTCCTGCGCAAGAGAATGCCGCAGGACGCTGAAGAAGGGCGATCTTTTTGAAAAGCTGTTCGGCAGAAAGCTTGCCGTGACGCAGGGAAAGGAAGGTGACAGGGATGAGCGCTGAAGTGTCCGGCCGCGGCCGGACGGTAGCCATTCTTGATATGGGCTCCAACTCGCTGCGCATGATCATCGTGCGCATAGGCGGGAACAGGGTGACCAGCGTGCTCAATCAGGTGAAGCAGATGGTGCGGCTCGGCGAAGGGGCGTTCGAGAACCACATGCTTCAGCCCGAACCCATGCGCCGTACCGTGGCTGCGCTGCGCGGCTTTGCGGGCATGTGCCGCTCCTACGGGGTGGACGATGTGGTCGCCCTGGCCACGGCCGCCGTGCGCGATGCCGCCAACGGCCGCGACTTCATGGAAGAGATACGCCGCGAGACGGGATTCGACTTCACGGTGATTTCCGGCAGGGAAGAGGCGCGCCTCATCTGCCGCGGCGTGTCCGTGGCGCTGGAGCCTTTCGCGGGCAAGCGCATGTTCATCGACATAGGCGGCGGCAGTACGGAACTTTCCGTGGCCGAGGGGCTGGATATTCTGGAGCTGGAATCGCTGAAGCTCGGGGCCGTGCGTCTTGCCGGGCTTTTTCCCTGTTCCGGTCCGGTGAGTCCGCAGCGCTACGCGCAGATGCAGAAATATGTGCGCGATCATGCGGTGCTTCCTCTCCAGCGCATGGAGAAACAGGCCCCCGGCGAACTGGTCGGCAGTTCCGGCACCATTCAGAGTCTTGCGGAAATGGCCGTCGCCATGGCCCGGGAGGCGGGCAGAAAAACGGGCGACACGGCGGAGATGCTGAGTTACGACGGGCTGCGCCGCGTGGTGAAGGCCCTTTGCGAAAGAAACGAGGAGGAGCGCATGGCACTGCCGGGCATGAATCCCCGGCGCACCGGCATCCTCATTCCCGGCGCTGCCATACTGCAGACCATCATGGAGGAACTCGACTTCGATTCCGTGCGTGTTTCCGGCCGCGGCCTGAGGGACGGCGCCCTTGCCGACTATGTGGACGGTCTGTTCGAGGACAAGGGCAGGCTTTCCGTCCGGGAGAGCAGCGTACTCCGTCTGGCGAGGCTGTGCCGCTTCGAGGAAGTGCATTCCCGCCATGTGGCGCACATCGCCGTTCAGCTCTTCGATCATGCCCGGGAACTCGGACTGTACGGAGGCCCGGCCCGTATGCGCGAACTTCTGTATTACGCGGGCCTGCTGCACGATATCGGCATTTTCATTTCCTTCACCAGGCATAACGCGCACAGCCACTATCTCATTCAGAACAGCGAAATGCTGGGTTTCACGCAGAACGAGGTGTCGTTCATGGCGGCCCTGGCGCTGTTCCACCGCTACGGCTATACGAAGAAGGACAAGCTTGCGGTGGAACTTTCCGGTGAGTGGCAGGACGATCTGCGCCTGCTCTCCCTGTTCCTTTCCCTTGCCGAGGCTCTGGACAAGAGTCACCGGCAGGCCGTGACGAACACGGTTTTTGAGCGGAGGGACGACGGCGTGGCGCTCATCGTCACCACTTCTCTCCCCTGTCCCGTGGAGCAGGAGAGACTGAAGCGCTGCTTCAAGGCCATGGAAAAGTGTCTCGGCAAGACGCTGGTGCTGTGGAAAACGGAAGAATAACGCCTTTCCGGTTCGTGCCGTGCGCCCGGGACGTCGACTCGTCCCGGGCGTGTTTTTTTATGGTCGCCCCGGCGGGGCACGGCGCGGAGGATGCGTTTTTTTTCGGGATGTTTTCTGCGGGAAAGGTCGGGCTCATGCAAGGGATTTTCGGAACTTGCGACCCTGATTCTGGACATTGCCCGGAAAGTGATTAACCTTGCACCGAACCAGTAGACGGAAAACGCGGAGCGGTCTTTCCCGAAAGGAAAGGGGACTTCGCATTACAGGAGTATAACCATGTGGGAATATACCGAGACTGTCCGTGACCACTTCCTGCATCCGCGCAATGCCGGCGTGCTCGAAGACGCCAACGTCATCGGCGAGGCGGGAAGCCTTGCCTGCGGCGACGCTCTGAAGCTCATGCTCAAGGTCAACGAACAGGGCATCATTGAAGACGCGAAGTTCCAGACCTTCGGCTGCGCCAGCGCCATCGCTTCCAGCTCCGCCCTCACCGAACTCATCAAGGGCAAGCATATGGACGAGGCCGCAAAGCTGACGAACAAGGAAATCGCCGAGTATCTCGGCGGCCTTCCCAAGGAAAAGATGCACTGCTCCGTCATGGGCGAGGAAGCTCTGGAAGACGCGGTGCGCCACTGGAAGGGCCTGCCCTCCAAGGCTCACGCGGAAGAGGGGCGTCTCGTGTGCAAGTGCTTCGGCGTGACCGACCTTCAGATCATCAAGGTGGCCAGGGAAAACAACCTCACCACCGTGGAGGAAGTGACCGACTTCATCAAGGCCGGCGGCGCCTGCGGCAGCTGCAAGGACGACATTCAGTCCATCCTCGACAAGCTGCACGCCATGGACAAGCCCCTTCAGGAAATCCGTCCCGTGCCCCGCATGACCAACGTGCAGCGTATGCAGAAGGTCATGACCATCATCAATGAAGATATCGCCCCCCGCCTCGCTCTCGACGGCGGCAGCATAGAACTCGTGGACGTGGACGGCACCACCGTGGTGGTGGCCCTGCGCGGCGCGTGTTCCGGGTGCAGCGCCAGCCAGCTGACGCTGAAGAATCTGGTGGAAAAGACCCTGCGCGAGCAGGTGGATTCCGCCATCAACGTCGTGGAGGCGTAACATGGCCGACGTTACCGATGTGATCTATCTCGACAACAACGCCACCACCCGGGTCGCTCCCGAAGTGGTGGAAGCCATGATGCCCGCCTTCGGCCCGCTGTACGGCAATGCCTCCAGCATGCATACCTTCGGCGGGCAGATGGGCCGTTACATCTCCACCGCCCGTGAGCAGGTGGCCGGTATTCTCGGCGCCGATCCCGAAGAGATCATCTTCACGTCCTGCGGCTCCGAATCCGACAACTCCGCCTGGTATTCCGCCACGGAAACCCAGCCGGAAAAGCGCCACGTCATCACCACCAAGGTGGAACATTCCGCGGTGCTCGCCTACGGCCACTATCTCGAAGACAAGGGCTACGAAGTGACGTGGCTCGGTGTGGACGACAAGGGACAGATCAGCCTTGAGGAGCTTGAGCGCGCCATCCGTCCCGACACGGCTCTGGTTTCCATGATGTACGCCAACAACGAAACCGGCACCATCTTCCCCATCGCCAAGGTGGCGGAAATCGTGAAGTCCCGCGGCGTGCAGCTGCATGTGGACGCCGTGCAGGCCGTGGGCAAGGAAATCATCGATCTTTCCCGCCTGCCCATCGACTACCTGGCGCTTTCCGGTCACAAGCTCCATGCCCCCAAGGGCATAGGCGCGCTGTATGTCCGCCGCGGCACCCGCTTCCGTCCCTACCTGAAGGGCGGTCATCAGGAACGCGGCCGCCGTGCGGGTACGGAGAACGTGCCCTACATCATCGGCCTCGGCAAGGCCTGCGAACTGGCCGCGTCCAATCTGGATAAGGAACGTACGCAGGTTTCCGCCCTGCGCGACCGCCTGCAGGAAGGACTGCTTGCCGCCATTCCGCACTGCAAGGTCAACGGCGATCAGGCTCATCGCCTGCCCAACACCCTGAACATCTCCTTCGAGGCCGTGGAAGGCGAGGCTCTGCTGCTTCAGCTCGACCAGTATCACATCTGCGCAAGCTCTGGCTCCGCCTGCACGTCCGGCAGCCTTGAACCTTCCCATGTGCTGCGCGCCATGGGCGTGCCCTTCAACTACGCCCACGGTTCCGTGCGCTTCAGCCTGAGCCGCTACAATACCGCGGCGGAAATCGAACGCGTGATCGAAGTCATGCCCGGCATCGTGAGCGAACTGCGCAAGATTTCTCCGTTCGCAAGCTTTCTGAAGAAGTAGAGATCCGTGCCGCGCCTCGTGCGGCGCGCATGAAAAAGCCCGCTTCCGTTCAACGGAAGCGGGCTTTTTCATCGTGGCCGGTGGCGGCCGTTTTTCATTCTCCGGTGAGATTTCTGTGCAGAAGCTCGTGCTCTCTGCCCTTGAGCAGGGTGGAGTAGAGCGTATCGAGCAGGGGATTTTCGCTGGTTTTCTTTATCTGCATGTTGATGTCGGCTTCATAGAGCGAATCGCGGCGCGGCCGGAACATGCCGACGCCGGAGGAGGAAACGGGCTGCCCTCCGCCCATGATGCAGCCTCCGGGGCAGGCCATGAATTCCACGAAGTCGTAATGTTTTTCTCCCGCGCGGATGGCGTTCAGGAGCGTGTCGGCGTTGCGCAGTCCGCTCACCACGGCCGCATGAAGTTCCCTTTCGCCGTAGCGGAAGGTGAATTCCCGCAGGCCTTCCTCGCTGCGTACGCCTGCGCGCTTGAGCTCGTCGATTGCCGTACGGTTGTGCCCGGCGATGAAGTTGCGCAGCACCGCTTCCGTGACGCCGCCGCTCGCGCCGAAGATGAGTCCCGCGCCCGAGGTTATGCCGAAGGGCATATCGGCCGCGTCCTTTTCCGCGCCGTTCAGGGTCAGGCCGTAGGTCTGTATCATGCCGACGAGTTCTTCCGTCGTCAGCACGAAGTCCACGTCCTGCCTGCCGTGGGTATGGGATTCGGGGCGCAGGATTTCATCCTTCTTCGCCGTACAGGGCATGATGGCCACGGAAACGAGGCGGCGCCCCTTTTCGTCGGGAATCTGTTCGTCCCAGGCGCGCAGCACCGCGCCGAACATCTGCATGGGAGAACGGCAGGTGGAAAGATGGGGAATGAAGTCGGGGTGCTTCTTTTCGCAGAAGCGTACCCACGCCGGGCAGCAGCTCGTGAACAGCGGAAGATTCTCGCCCGAGGCGAGGCGCTTCTCCAGCTCGCGGCTTTCTTCGGCCACGGTAAGATCCGCACCGAAGGCGGTATCGTAAACTTCTTCGAAGCCCAGCCGGTGCATCACCGTGACAAGGCGGTTCATCACGTTCTTTCCGGCGGGGAAGCCGAACCTGTCGCCTATGGCCGTGCGTACCGCAGGGGCTACCTGCGCCACCACGCGGGTTTCGGGGTCCGCCAGGGCGGCCCACACTTCGTCCACATTGTTCTTGATGGAAATGGCGCCTGTGGGGCAGACCACACGGCACTGGCCGCAGCCCACGCAGTCGGTTTCGGCCAGGCGCCGGTTGTAGGCGGGCGTCACCAGCGTGGCCACGCCCTTGCCCGCAAAGTCGAGGGCGTCCACGGCCTGAATGTTGTCGCACATGCGCACGCAGTCGCCGCAGAGAATGCACTTGCTCGGCGTGCGTACGATGCAGTTGGAACTGTTGTCCACCTCATGGTGTTCCTGAACGCTTTTGAAGCGCACGCCTCGTACGCCCATGCGTTCGGCAAGGTTCTGGAGATGGCAGTCGCCGTTCTTGTTGCAGGTGGTGCAGTCGCGGTCGTGGGATGCGAGCAGAAGCTCCAGAAGCGTGCGGCGGTAGCGCCTCAGCTCCGGCGTATTGGTTTCTATGTTCATGCCGTCGCGCGGCTTGACCGTGCACGAGGCGAAATACCGGCCTTCGTCGTCCTTGACCGTGCAGAGGCGGCAGGCGCCGTACACGGAAAGTTCCGAAACGTAGCAGAGCGTGGGCAGGTCGATGCCCGCCTTGCGTATGACCGTAAGTACATTGGCTTCATCGGTGAATTCGACGCGGATGCCGTCGATGATCATGCTGCCCATGGTTAATCCTTGATGGAAATGGCGCCGAACTTGCAGTTCATCATGCAGGTGCCGCACTTGATGCAGGTTTCATGGTTGATGACGAAGGGCTGGCGGACGACGCCGGTGATGGCATTCACCGGGCAGCTGCGCGCGCATTTGGAGCAGCCCTTGCAGCGTTTGGGGTCGATATCGAAAAAGATGAGTTCCTGATAGGGGCCGGGCAGGTACTCTTCAATGACGCGCTCCTCTCCGCCCTGATGTTCCAGAACGGACAGAACCTGCCGTGCGATGCTCTTGCCGAGGCCGCAGCGTGCCGTATGGTCGATGAGTGCTCCGAGCTCGGAAAGAAGCCCCAGTTCCTCCGGGGTGGGGAAGGGCTGTTCCGAGGCGACAAGAATCTGCTGCATCTGCCTTGTGCCTTCACGGCAGGAAATGCATTTGCCGCAGCATTGATCGCTGGTGAATTTTTCAAGAACGGCCAGGGCCTTTTGTGTTTCCGGTGACTTTTCCATGGTGGGCGTCCGAAAGGAAGGGAAAATGTTGACCGCGAAGGAGAGCGACTCGGCGCTCTGTACGGCGGGGACGCGGCATGTTCCGGCCGTTTGCCGGGCCGGAATATCCGCCGTGCTGTCGGGCCTGTCGGGGATGTCCCGGAAATGCCCGCCACGCGCTTTAATGAACAAGCACTATCCGTACGAGGCTGAGTTGTAAAGTCTGCACCCTGCATTTCATAATGGAACAAGGTAAAGGGGGGACGCAGCCTGTTCAGGGGGCCTCTCTTGACGCGTTTTCTTCCCGCAGTTACAAATAAAACAACAAGATGTGAACTGTTTGCCGCGTTTGTCGCGGATGTTTCGGGAGAACGCAATATGGACATCACGGTGGAGTCTGTTCTTGCCATGGCCCCCGACGATGCGTCGATCAAGGCGGCGCGCGGCCTGGCTTCGCCCGGAAAATGGCAGTCTCTCGGCTTTGATGAGTCCGCCGTGTGGGGGCTCTGCCAGGGAAGCGGCTCCAAACCCTATCAGGTAAGGGTGGATCTTTCCGGGCCTGTCTGCGCATGCTCCTGCCCCAGCCGGAAAATACCCTGCAAGCATTCCCTGGCTCTTCTGCTGCTTATGGCGCAGCATAGCTCCTCCTTTACCGAGGGGGAGAGACCGGAGTGGGTGGCGGAGTGGCTTGCGGCCCGTCAGGCCCGCGCAGCGAAGAAGGAAGAAGGGCAGACCAGAAAGAAGAGCGCCGCCGTTTCTCCCAAAAAGGAGGCCGCCCGTCTTGAACGCATGAAGGCGGGGCTTGAGGAGCTTTCCCGCTGGATGGAGGATCAGGTACGCTGCGGGCTTTCTTCTCTTTCCGGGCAGTACGGCGAATGGAGCAGGCTTGCCGCGCGCATGGTGGATGCGCAGGCCCCGGGAGCTGCGGCCAGGCTGCGGAGTATGGAAGGCCTTGTGGACCGCGGAGATGACTGGCCTGCGGAAGTACTCGGCAGACTCGGTGAACTTCAGCTTCTCGCGGACGCCTTTTCCCGTATGGATACGTTTTCTCCTGCGGAAAAAGCCGACGTGCGCACCGCTCTCGGCATGGCTCCCGACAAGGAAAGCGTGCTCTCCGGTGAAGACCGGGTTGAGGACGTATGGATCGTGGCAGGCGTGAGCTTTGAGGAAGAGGACAAGCTCTGGCAGCGGCGCGTGTGGCTTTATGGGCACTCTTCCGGCCGCATGGCGCTTCTTCTGGATTTTTCCCACAAAAGCCGCGTGTTCGAGCATTCCTTTTCCGCGGGCGACCATGTGCGCGCCACGCTTGCCTTCTACCCCGGAGCTTTTCCTCTGCGTGCCGTGGTGGCGGAGGGGCCGGTATCCGTCTCCAGAGAACCCATACCTTCCTTCCCGCTGGACGATGCGCTCCTGCTTATGGCGCGCGCCGTGGCCGCCAACCCCTGGCAAAGGCCGTTGCCGCTGTTTTTTTCCGGGGCGCGGCTCTTTTGCGAGAACGATACCTGGCGTCTTCTGGTCGGCGATGAGCGCGAAATCGCTCTTGCCATGACCGACGCAGAGGCGTGGGAGCTTCTGGCACGCAGCGGCGGACATCCGCTCACCGTGTGCGGAGAATGGGACGGCAGGGCGCTTCGTCTTGCCGGGGCATTTGTTCAAACGGAATCCTGAAAGGGAGGATGCCATGGATTCCAGGCTCAGCATGCTTGGTTCGCAGGCCCTGCTCGGCACGGAACGGCGTGCGTCAGCACTGCCTGTCGACGATACCCCCTGCGGTCTTCTTCTGAAGGATATTGCGGCCGCATCAAACGGCAATGATGCCGCAGCGCTGCTGCGCGGGGCCGGTGCGGTGTTTGTCTGCGAAAGGGCGGGCTTTGTGCCGCAGAAGAAGTCCGAGGCCGTGCTTCCGCCATCCTGTCCGGAAGAAAAGCGCGACATGCTGCCGGAAAACAGTCCTGTGGTGGAGATGCTCGGGGAAATTTTCCGGAACGGCTTTTTCCGCCTGCAGCGGGAAGCCATAGCATACCTTGCTCAAAGAAATATGGTACTGCCGTATTCTCTGCTGGTACCGGCTCTGGCCATGGGGCGGGAGACTCCGGCGCTGCGTCCTTCTCTTTCCCGTATCCTCGGAGAACGGGGGCTGTGGCTTTCCGAACGCAATAGTGCCTGGAGCCTGTTTGCCGCTTCCTCTGAAGAAGCACTCGACCCGGAAGACTGGGAGCACGGCCGCCCGGCGCAGCGTAAGGCTTTTTTCCTGCTGGAGCGTTCCCGCGCTCCCCGCTTCGCGAGGGAAAGGTTCGAGCGAGACCTTGCATCCATGGGGGCGACGGAACGCCGGGAACTGCTTGCCCTTTTTTCCTGCAATCTGAGCATGGAGGATGAAGATCTGCTGGAACGCCTTCTGAGGAAGGATCGCAGCCGGGAAGTGAAAAAGGCGGCGGCCGATCTGCTTTCCCGTCTGCCGGGCAGCCGTTATCTGGAACGCATGGGCGCGCGCCTTGCTGCCTGCCTGCAACTTTCTTCTGCGGAAAGGAGTGAAGGAGGGCTGCGTGCTGAGCTTGGGCGCATCGTCTCTGCGGTGACGGGGCGCGGACAGAAGGAATTCATCGTTCCGCCGGAAACGTATGAGTCTTCCTGGGCGGAAGACCTCATCAGCGAAAAAACGCCTTTGTCCCGCCTGGGGCCCAGGGCGGGGTGGCTGTATCAGATGGCTTCCGCCATGCCGCTTGTATGGTGGACGAAGCACACGGGCAGAACTCCCGAAGAACTGCTGGAACTTTCGGATCATTCGGAATGGAAGGATGCTCTTCAGCTGGCCTGGGGCGACGCTTTTCTCCGTGAGCCCGACGCGGCCTGGGCGCACGCCATGCTTAGGCATGTGAAGAAGGGCGGCGTATGGCCGAGCAGCTCGGGCGAAAAGCTCGACGTCTTCCGTCTTGCAGGAACCTTGAGCGGGAGCGAACGTGACAAGGCCTGGGAGGAAATGCTTACGGCAAAGAATCTGCCCGAACTTCTGCAGAATATCCGCGCCCGTCAGGAGGAGGGCTACCTTATGTCCTCTTCTCTTGCCAAAAGAGCTCTTTTTCTCATGAAGGAGAGGCTTTCCGCAAAAAGCTGGGACTACTCCCTTGCTCCCGTAGCCGGAGAACTTGCCGCTCTGCTTCCTGCGGACATGCTCCCTGCCGCGCGTGAGATGCTTGCCTTTCCGCCGGAGAGCGATTCGCCCAACCGCAACATCGCCGACATGTTTGCCGCCGTCGCCCTTCAGCGTGAGGAGCTCGGCAGATATTTTTCCGTACCGTCAACCCAATAAAGGGGTGTTATGACCATGGCAGAAGAAAAGAACGGCGCTTCCTCCCGTG
The nucleotide sequence above comes from Mailhella massiliensis. Encoded proteins:
- the ppk1 gene encoding polyphosphate kinase 1, which codes for MAEKKKESAPRETRKKVDLTAHDYYLNRELSWLDFNARVLETALDENLPLLEQTKFLSIFYNNLDEFFMVRVAKLLYRYREGSAGEEAEEGVNPSRLLAEIRRKASALIAAASEHWLKKLSLQLREKDVHLVRYGELSEKQRRFLLSYFRDEIYPVLTPQAIDPGHPFPTISNLSLNFIIRLQGRDGADRFARLRCPSNVPRFIFIPRNKEATTYASLGLRANVRDADILPLEELIREHLGLLFPGYRVMDSGLFRITRNTDVTIDEDESDDLLEAVQDMVDQRRFGGVVRLETARGMSGSLSEFLIKKLGLKPFQVYRVKGPLAFAQFMALYGLDRPGLKTPSHTPALPSELQTDSLFRVIRGHDVFLHHPYDSFTPVVDFVQKAAEDPRVISIKQTLYRVGNDSPIVRALIEARRRGKQVTAVVELKARFDEERNITWAEELEREGVNVVYGFVGMKIHAKLCLVVRREDEGVVSYAHIGTGNYNASTAKLYTDMGLFTCHPDICADMTDLFNVMTGYAVKDNYRALLVSPSSLRRRLIEQIQNEIAVCSQGGEGEIIMKCNQLVDRKIIRALYMASMAGVKVKLLVRGICCLRPGLPGVSENITVRSIVGRFLEHARVYWFRNGGNPCMFMGSADMMVRNLDRRIEVLTPVLDENIRRTLGDILRLQLEDNMQAWELRGDGMYARLQPENEQAGVNSQERLLG
- a CDS encoding Ppx/GppA phosphatase family protein, coding for MSAEVSGRGRTVAILDMGSNSLRMIIVRIGGNRVTSVLNQVKQMVRLGEGAFENHMLQPEPMRRTVAALRGFAGMCRSYGVDDVVALATAAVRDAANGRDFMEEIRRETGFDFTVISGREEARLICRGVSVALEPFAGKRMFIDIGGGSTELSVAEGLDILELESLKLGAVRLAGLFPCSGPVSPQRYAQMQKYVRDHAVLPLQRMEKQAPGELVGSSGTIQSLAEMAVAMAREAGRKTGDTAEMLSYDGLRRVVKALCERNEEERMALPGMNPRRTGILIPGAAILQTIMEELDFDSVRVSGRGLRDGALADYVDGLFEDKGRLSVRESSVLRLARLCRFEEVHSRHVAHIAVQLFDHARELGLYGGPARMRELLYYAGLLHDIGIFISFTRHNAHSHYLIQNSEMLGFTQNEVSFMAALALFHRYGYTKKDKLAVELSGEWQDDLRLLSLFLSLAEALDKSHRQAVTNTVFERRDDGVALIVTTSLPCPVEQERLKRCFKAMEKCLGKTLVLWKTEE
- the nifU gene encoding Fe-S cluster assembly protein NifU — translated: MWEYTETVRDHFLHPRNAGVLEDANVIGEAGSLACGDALKLMLKVNEQGIIEDAKFQTFGCASAIASSSALTELIKGKHMDEAAKLTNKEIAEYLGGLPKEKMHCSVMGEEALEDAVRHWKGLPSKAHAEEGRLVCKCFGVTDLQIIKVARENNLTTVEEVTDFIKAGGACGSCKDDIQSILDKLHAMDKPLQEIRPVPRMTNVQRMQKVMTIINEDIAPRLALDGGSIELVDVDGTTVVVALRGACSGCSASQLTLKNLVEKTLREQVDSAINVVEA
- the nifS gene encoding cysteine desulfurase NifS, which encodes MADVTDVIYLDNNATTRVAPEVVEAMMPAFGPLYGNASSMHTFGGQMGRYISTAREQVAGILGADPEEIIFTSCGSESDNSAWYSATETQPEKRHVITTKVEHSAVLAYGHYLEDKGYEVTWLGVDDKGQISLEELERAIRPDTALVSMMYANNETGTIFPIAKVAEIVKSRGVQLHVDAVQAVGKEIIDLSRLPIDYLALSGHKLHAPKGIGALYVRRGTRFRPYLKGGHQERGRRAGTENVPYIIGLGKACELAASNLDKERTQVSALRDRLQEGLLAAIPHCKVNGDQAHRLPNTLNISFEAVEGEALLLQLDQYHICASSGSACTSGSLEPSHVLRAMGVPFNYAHGSVRFSLSRYNTAAEIERVIEVMPGIVSELRKISPFASFLKK
- a CDS encoding [FeFe] hydrogenase, group A, which codes for MGSMIIDGIRVEFTDEANVLTVIRKAGIDLPTLCYVSELSVYGACRLCTVKDDEGRYFASCTVKPRDGMNIETNTPELRRYRRTLLELLLASHDRDCTTCNKNGDCHLQNLAERMGVRGVRFKSVQEHHEVDNSSNCIVRTPSKCILCGDCVRMCDNIQAVDALDFAGKGVATLVTPAYNRRLAETDCVGCGQCRVVCPTGAISIKNNVDEVWAALADPETRVVAQVAPAVRTAIGDRFGFPAGKNVMNRLVTVMHRLGFEEVYDTAFGADLTVAEESRELEKRLASGENLPLFTSCCPAWVRFCEKKHPDFIPHLSTCRSPMQMFGAVLRAWDEQIPDEKGRRLVSVAIMPCTAKKDEILRPESHTHGRQDVDFVLTTEELVGMIQTYGLTLNGAEKDAADMPFGITSGAGLIFGASGGVTEAVLRNFIAGHNRTAIDELKRAGVRSEEGLREFTFRYGERELHAAVVSGLRNADTLLNAIRAGEKHYDFVEFMACPGGCIMGGGQPVSSSGVGMFRPRRDSLYEADINMQIKKTSENPLLDTLYSTLLKGREHELLHRNLTGE
- a CDS encoding NADH-ubiquinone oxidoreductase-F iron-sulfur binding region domain-containing protein encodes the protein MEKSPETQKALAVLEKFTSDQCCGKCISCREGTRQMQQILVASEQPFPTPEELGLLSELGALIDHTARCGLGKSIARQVLSVLEHQGGEERVIEEYLPGPYQELIFFDIDPKRCKGCSKCARSCPVNAITGVVRQPFVINHETCIKCGTCMMNCKFGAISIKD